Within Planococcus citri chromosome 2, ihPlaCitr1.1, whole genome shotgun sequence, the genomic segment CCCAATTGTAggttcttgaaaattaaaataggtaccccAGGATCACTAGTTACTACGCTATTATAAGGAAATAAGATGTAGATAATCAAGTACCGTGATCAACGATGGATGATATGTGTGCGATTTCCTAGCTAATCTTAGTAGGAAGGCAGTGATACAGCTGGATATTCCCACCATTGAAAATATCGTGCCAAATGCGATCactataaaattaataaaaacatacttaaatgAAGCAACAGAAACACAGGTCTAtgtaaaaagaattttcaaaaggtctgTTTGTACAACGGTAGGTGCCTACTTATTTATTACTTACAGAAATTAGGAGCTATTACGGTGAAATTGGGaattaaattcatcaaaataacaaGGGAAATGACCAGCATTAGCAGAGATAATACTTTCGATGCCAGTTTGATCCTGCTTACTGGCGATATCAGAAACGATGTAAGAAGCACCAAACTAACAGCTGTAAAGTAGGTTAGTTGTTTattcagcagtttttttttcttcttaaaacAAGGAAGTGGTCTACCGAAGTAAACAACTATTATCTAGAATTAATGTTGAGCACCTACTTGAGTGAAAATAAGTACTACTATACAAATTACAAACCTATAAGTGTCAAACACGACACAACTTGCAAGGAAcgacttttcatttttaaggtCAGCTCAACTATCAAGTGGGGAAAAGCCATTTCTTTTTTGACATCAGTGATAGTCCATAACGATGCCACTCCGGGGAAACGTTCCAAGTACTTTAAATTTATAATCACCACGCGCCCAAGAAAAAAACGCGTTAAGAAAAAACTACCAAAACCTACCTGCGGCACCCACCGATATAAAATAAAGCTTACCTTGCCAAAAGTGACATACATTTCTGGTGTATCAATTGTGAAATTAAGGATACACTTGTGCGGATCCCATGGCCAACTACTAGAGCTTATTTCACACCTCGTGTATAAATTCACTGTTGACACCCAATGCAAGAAGCCATCTGACTGAATTATCAAGTGGCCTGCTCCGAAAGAATTGTTGTACCTGGAATCTACGaacaaattactgaaattttgtaccacgttagttatttgttttttcaagtgcAACAAGTGTTGATTGATGGATTTGCTGATAATGAGAATTGTTCATACTTGTTCAATGTTATACTCGGCCTCCACACCGAATCAgctttcatattttcaaaaaaaaaatacctccaaaTTTCTTTTCGTCCCAGGCTGTTCGCTTATCATCCCACTGCTGTCGAACGTACACACATGTGTAAAATGGTATAGCGAAAGCAAAGTACAATGGGTTACCACGTCAACCCAAgtcaatcgatgaaaaaattaattacctaccaaaaGTATTCTCCCGATCAATAGAAGGACTCCATCTTCGAtatcctgaaaaattaaataacatttttatcacacaaatttttaaacccaTAGATTTTTCGGTAGTGTAACgacgagatttttaaaaattcataataaatgTAAATCTTACCAAATCAACGTATGCCATAACCATTTCTGCTATAGTTGTAATAGCAGACTGTGCATGAGGTGGAGGTGAAAGTAAGTCGAAGTTGGAATTTAAATAACATCGGAGTCGAGTTTCATTGCTACCTGTTAAAGTtcaatacataggtacctaattagtgAAATAAAATCGCATGCTGATTGCACTGATTGAGCAAAACTCGAAAACTTTCGCTCCGTATTGTGGTTACCCTTATACATATAGCACGACTAGTGAGCAAGCTTACAACTTTTGACTTGTACCTTAGTGGGAAATTTCGCTAATTTTGTAAGTGCTGTGCCCAAGGAGCTATTCTCTCCTCTCCACTCTTACCGGTTCTACTCATAcaatattttaagaaaattctGCAAATTTCTACTCATTATTTCTTACTAAAGTAAGCAACAATGAATACATAAAATTGTGGGTGGAATGATCTCAAAATAGAATGagacgaaaatttgaaactctAAGTTCAATGTAacaataaatacctatttgtaCATATACCTGTTGTACATTCACAGTCACGTACTCCGTTTGTGTAACTCACActcagtaaaatttgaaaaacaatgtaaaatttcactgacattgagccaaaaattatttcactgtGTTAAACTTATGCTCCAAGTAACGCACAAGAATATGAAACCAAAGATGTCATTTTTATCAACAGTttgataataattataaacTATGATGAAGTAAGTATTAGGAATAAAggaaatgaagatgaaaaaaaaacaactcggcGGAaaccaaaacttgatttttcgcGGATTCACATTGTTCATTCATTCGTACTTTTTATACGTATTTCTAAACTTTGATTCGAATATCATACCGGATGGTCCGGATACGATATGAAATATTCAGCCCACGTATTCTACTATGTAGAaagaaataattaataaaattcctccttgaaaaaagttgcattaggtaagtatgtacaaacaatttgggcaaaaatttcgTGGGAGTGAAAAAAACCCTccttttaattttggtttataGGTGGTGAGTATTCATAAACAAATAAGGCGtttgttttcaacaatttcaaccTCGCTCCATTCGAGCCAACCTATGTACTTCTCTTTTGCAACTTCAAAGTTtaggttaaaataaaaattcagtttttcaaattggaaaaatgttgcCAACTTACCGCCAGCCAGTCTCCTAACAACGTTTTGAATCTGACAAAAGAGTTGCCTATCTTATCGCCTGCCTTTGGGAAAAATACTCATCTTCTTCGTTGTTAAGCTGATGGGATGTCATATGGCACGTCCTACgagaaataaaaacagaaaaaatgttaaaCTAAGTAAttatttccaataaaaaatataaacaaaaaaattaatagcaTATAATGTACAATATTTAAATGTTTCTACtcggtaatttatttttctatccCGTCATATTTTTATACGAAATATGGTTACACTAGGTATTCAACTCATAAGACAcgcattcaatttttaaaaaaaacactcacgcattaagcgtgaaaagaccgacttttcgttaAATATAAATCGTTTACGAACCAATCGATGCACTTTTCAAGTGAATGattcgaaaacaaaatattgattcggttttcagtttttgtgaaactcTTGTACTATGTATTAGAATTAGGAACTGACCTGTTTTCaagcgaatcgaatcgaatcattcgcgaacgaattgaataatatttggcgaatcattcgtgaacgaatcgattcgttcaagtgacgtcttcttcgcgaacgaattgattcatgaattattgaattatacaattcgttcgcgaatgaatcttTTCTTACGCAAATTGttctttcaaattcatttgtcaatttttgggaaatttaacaaattttagaGACCcatcattcatttttcatgaaaaaaaaaaatcaacagtggaattcaatttttaacctACTTTCGACGTCCTAAgtcgattggtggtggtttcaaaccgttctgcaGCCtcaaacggattttttttttggattttctagttttcaaaaaaatttagtcaatagaatgaaaacaaaaattcagcaCCTAGGTATCACAGGCGTGCCGAATAAGAGTGCGTGGTGAGGGAGTGTTTCACCTTcggtcagaaagtcaaaactcCGAATTGACTGTAAATGGTTTTGGGCAGTTTTGCAATGAGTCAGACAACTCAATagtgtgattatttttttcaattattttttgacttcACAGTTTTTACTTTGAAGAAGACCTTTAATATTGGAAAGTCAGAAAGTGTCAGTAAGATCCGTCATTTTAGACAGAGAggttttagaaaagaaaaaagttcaatctacacatgtttcaaattttaatcaaatcgaTACGAAACCTATTTTTGTGCTATTTCAGATCATAAAACTTATGGTAAGAAATGTAACAAGTATTGCACAAATCGCAAATAACGAATGCTCTATCAATACACCGATTCTCAACcattcattttctgatttttttgatagtGATTCCTCAATTGTGCATTCGTCCTCACAGGGTGCAATGTCTTCAAACGATGCCATTTTCATCGCTTCATTTTCACGtgtgttttctttcaaatttccaacttcCTAAATTTGAAAGCAAacataaagatgaaaaatatgtaggtactgcgtaaacgaagttgaaaacaaagcacgataatatgtattatgaaaTCGTTTCAACAGATTATTTCTGTTTGAAGTCATCTAGATCCCTTTCTTACGTTAGTAGGGGAGTTTTTACTGTTTTCATATTAGGTGCCCATGAACTTATATCaagattctaaaaaaatatctagGTATTGTATTTAAagttgatgttgaaaaaaaatccaggaatagaaatattggtcaaaatttaacATGTGGACAGAAATTGAAACCGCTCAACAATCATCATTACCTACAGGTTCCAAGAGACAAAATGACGTTACTTGCatctttattttttgtattgtttaatttttttaaaagactaGGTTTTAGTTAAAACTTGAAAGCTTCCTGAAATTTCTGAGTTTATGCTGAGCATTATTTTTGAGTTCCCTAACACAACTGGGATATTTCATTTGGGAACCCGTGGATAGGCGCAATGAATGAACACCAATTATGGTACTCCTTATGTCGAAATTCGAATAAGAAAgtaaactaggtaggtatcacatttttaaatcattagAAACCCAAAGACCTGCCTAATTCAggttcttgaaaattaaaataggtaccccAGGATCACTAATTACTGCGCTATTACCTATAAAGAAATAAGATGTAGATAATCAAGTACCGTGATCAACGATGGATGATATGAGCGTGATTTCCTAGCTAATCTGAGTAGGAAGGCAGTGATACAGCTGGATATTCCCACCATTGTAAATATCATGCCAAATGCGATCACTAAAATGAATAATAACATACTCGaatgaaacaaacaaaaacgcAGGCATACCTATGtgaaatagtttttcaaaatgtctgtTTGTGCAACGTAGGTGTCTACTTATTTACTACTTACAGAAATTAGGAGCTATTACGGTGAAATTTGGAATTGAATTCATCAACATAAGCATGGCAATAACGAGCATGAGCAGAGATAATATTTTGGATGCCAGTTTGACTCCGCTTTCTGGCGATATCAAAAACGATGGAAGAAGCACCAAACTAACGGCTGTAAAATGAGTTGGTagttgaattcttttttttctctctctctctcttaaaaaaaaaaccagtggtTCGACAAACTAACCAACTACTATCTAGAGTTAATGTTGAGTAAAATACTATCATACAAACCTATAAGTTTCAAACACGATGTAATTTGCAAGGAAtggcttttcatttttaaggtCAGCTCAAATATCAAGTAAGGAAACTCCAGTTCTTTTTTGACACCGGTAATAGTCCATAATGATGGCACTCCAGGTACATTGTCCACGGacttcaaatttataatcacAGGTTACATATTGTATTATGTTAGGTTAATGTTGTTTTTTGCTCATTTGCATGGCCTTTAAAACTcgattagatgaaattttgtggaaatttcaggttttaaaaaatctgctgtaggctctaggaatttccaaaaaatttctggatgaTCCAAAATGACCTGATtagagtgcagagtgaattttggatttccggcttcattttgtgaaattataagtatggaaatttcaagcactgaaaattttgctggaggttccaatattttccaaaaaatcgctgggggctccaaaacgacttaaagtctacctgcagtcgactttcatagcgtattgaaattatgatgaaattttgtaggaatttcaagtttcaaaaatctactggagattccaagaataatcaaaaagtagatggaggctccaaaatgacttacaCTCACCGGCAGTCGACTCAGTAGGGTGTTTacgttggagtgcagcgtgattTTCGGATTTCCTACttcctttgatgaaattttgtgaaaattttaaatttaaaaaatctgctggaggctccagaactgctcaaaatgggtttaAACTCGATTTGGCACGTCGAAAATAGAGCATATGCCAaactaggtcaatttggtaaaaatatcattttttttctcatttttggctgaaatttgattttcaaaaattcaccaaaaatcgaatcatGCACtataacatttgaaattttgtagtgCTAGTGCCTATCTCAAGTTCAACTCTCGACTTAAATCAAACTGATAAGCACTGAGCATCCCGGCGGCGCtcataggagtaattgcaccgcCCCCCCCCGcgacgatcctccgggacaactttttcttaaaggggacatcctaaggaacattttaaagcacacttgccaaaaaaaagttggccttacttacaaaatggcggccattttgtaagtaaggccaacttttttttaagcaagtttgctttaaaatgttccttaggatgtcccctttaagaaaaaatttgtcccggGGGAtcgcagggggggggggtgcaattactcctattgtcatatgccggactattaataATACGTATGGCCGGATGGGTAAAGCTTACCTCAAAGAAAGTGACAGAAATATCTGGCGTATCGATCGTGAAATTGAGGATGCACTTCTGAGGACCCCATGGCCAACTATTAGAGCTTAGTTTACATCTAGTGTGTGAATTCACTGACGACATCCAATGTAAGAATCCATTCGACTTCATTTTCAAGTGGCCAGTCCCGAAACAATTGGTGTAGTACCTCTCGTCTAAAAacaaattgctgaaattttgtacgacattagatacctacgtaccatatttgttttttcaagtgcaataagtaggtaatgattcatcgattttttgatgatgAGAATTGTTCGTACTCGTTCAATGTGAAACTCGGCCTCCACACTGAATCAGCTTCAATATCTTCTAGGATAAGCGGATCTATAAATTCTTCTGCGCCATACACTGTTCGTTCATCGTACCATTGCTATCGAATGCAGCATACATAAATGTACTAGATACAGCAATAAAATAGTAGCGAAAGTGGAGCACAATGGATTTCCACGTCaaaccatcaaaaaattgattagtcACCTACCATAAATATACTCCCAATTAATAGAAGTATTCCGTCTtcgatattctaaaaaattgaataaaattttcatcacgcAAATTTATAAACTCGTAGATTATTGCTTAGGTTACTAGCAGTAGGTACAGCTTTAAAAATCCATAAATCTTACCAAATCAACATATGCCATAACAAAATCTGCTTTAGTATCATTAGAAGACTGAGCATGAGGTGGAGGTGAAAGCAAGTCGAAGTGCGAAAATACAACACATTTGAATGCCGACGCCGCGACCGTTTCGTGAGAGTAGTTGCCTGTTAAAGTTCAACAATGACTAATGagtgaaattaaaattgcatACTTATTCTACTGATTgagcaaaacttcaaaatatttgtaGTAGGTTTACAACATTTGACtagtatatgtatgtacttaatggGAAATTTCGCCAATGTTTAAAATGCGGTGTGCTCACTGCTCAGGGAGCTATACATGTAGTGATGGCTTCTCAAATGCAGGAGGATACCTATATCAGAAATAAAATGAATGTGATTCTCTGATGGTCCAGCAGGAAAAATCCGCAGAAATAGTTGGAagcaaaattggaagaattttttgatcTCCTCTCCACTGATTCCACTGCTTATGCTTCTTTTATTCGTACACTTaggatattttaataaaatgttgcaaatttCTAATTATCATCATTCCTTAAAAAGCAACAGAGAGTTGCATATAAAAATTGTGGAATGATCTCAAATGTaacgagatgaaaatttcaaactttcaattcgaTATAAGAATACCtatttgtataggtaggtacccaccTGGTTTACTTTCACAGTCACGTAAGCGTCCGTTTGTGTAAGTCACACTtagtaaaataagaaaaataacgTAATATTTCACCGACATTGGGCCAAAAATCATTTCACTGTGTTAAACTTATGCTCGAATAAGTAACGTACGTACTTGAATATGAAaccaaataggtacttatgtcaTTTTTATCAACAGCTTGATATACCTAAACTATGATGGAGTATTAAGTAGGAATaaaggaaatgaaaatgaagataacTCGTACTTTTTATACGTATACATATTTCTAAACTCTAATACGAATATCATGGCGGATGGTCCACATACGATAAGAAATATTCAGCCCACGGTATCCTACTATACCAAAGAACTtattataatgaaattcaatttgtttgatttgGCCACTCCAACGATCCTTTAGAAATTCGAAGAACATACAATctcatcaattgaaaaatttcgaaaatccgGGAAAATgctacaaattacaaaaaagttgatcaTACATTAGATATGCCGAGTCGACTGGAGATGGTTTTGGGCCGTTTTGACGCCTTAGAAATGTTCtgaaaataacttgaaattggGTAGATAGatacgtacctatgtacaaGTACAACTGAGTATCTTAGAAATCTGatgtgtgatttttatttttattctaaagAAGACCTCCAATAATTGGATAGTCAGAAAGTGTCAGTAGGATGAGTCAATTGAGTCATTCTATACAGAGAggttttagaaaatgaaaaagttcgatctataactttgaaaattataatcaaaTCGAAATGCATTTGCGCTATTTTAGGTCATAAAACTTATGATAAGAAATATAAGAAGAATCGCACAAATCGCAAATAATAAATACTCGATAACTACAGCAACTCTCAACCAtctattttcagatttttttgtcagtgATTCCTCAATAGCGCGTTCGTCCTCAAAGGGTGTAATGTCTTCGAACGGTGCCGTTTTCATCGCTTCATTTTCACgattgttttctttcaaattcccAACAGCCTAAATTTGAAGgtaaacaaaatattaaaaatgtgtAGCCCTAAACGAAGCTGAAAACAAGGCACGTTAATATAGGCTGCCATGAAATCCATTTTTCGCTACGTCGACTCGTAATACTAatactcgcacgaaattttttgaactacaGGACATAGCTAGACCGAAAGAGcgtgtaaaaattcatcaccagccaaaatttcaatacaaatgtgcatttttcgatttttgaagaatttttaaaaatcaagactcagtcaaaaattaggaaaaaaaatcaaagtttccccaaattgacctaaaaaatgctgaaatttggcaggaaacctatttttgacctgccaaatcgatcagaaacggtttcaaagcgttttgagcagttctggagcctccagcagattttaaaaactcaaaatttcaataaaatatcatcaaatgaagttggaaatccaaaattcacgctgcatTCCAACGTacacacgctattaagtcgactgctagtgattttaggtcattttagagcctatgacgattttttgaaaattctcggagccttcagtggatttttgaaacttgatatctccacaaaatctcatcaaaatgcagttggaaagccgaaatttattctgtaaactaattttaatacgttatgaagtcgactgctggtagaATTCAAGTCGTATTGaagcctccaacaattttttgaaaataccggaacctccagtaaatttttgaaacgattaatgaagttggaaaatcaaaattcaccctTCGGACAggttttttggcattttttgaaaactaaaagtttataaaaagcccctggaggatccaaaacgtattgaaactgcctgcgattCATATCGGAATTAATGCACCTAATCCAGGATCACATCAACTACTGTGTAATAATAAAGAAATACCTAAGCGTTAGATATTCAAGTACCTTGATCAAAGATGGATGATGTGAGTGTGATTTCCTAGCTAATCTGAGTAGGAAAGCAGTGATACAGCTGGATGCTCCCACCATTGAAAATATCGTTCCAAATGCGATCactaaaattaataataacatACTTACTTAAATGAAGTAACAAAAACGCAAGcatacctaggtatatattgcgaaatagtttttcaaaatatctgttTGTGggccattccatgtcaattctaccaacgtttttgagtcatgtctttcaatttcgctTACTTAAACTTTCTTTACAAtttatctacccacccagtaaataagaaacccgcaatcactttggtcccagccccctcagggggcgcaCAGAGTGCTGTGAGCATcctcaaaacgcctgtaattcaaaaacttacaatgaatcctaaaacaatggtacagtgacatcctcccttatgtttttggggtcgcagaatacgaatttgacaatattttttgtaggggtgggggtgagggggtgaggggggtggaaactttaaaatttgacaatattgatttgtgtgatatgtcgaaatgtatgtttttgagggtgtagatcacgaatctgacaatatttttttcgtagggggtgaatggtggggggtgaagggggtaaaaacggtgaaaaactcaaaatttgactataatgatgtgtgatatgtcgaaatgtatattttcgaggttgtaaatcacgaatttgacaaattttttttcttaggggTGAATAGtagggggatgaagggggtgaaaaattcaaaatttgacaataatgaagTGTGATATGtctaaatgtatgtttttgagggtgtagatcacgaatctgacaatatttttttcgtatgggcgaatggtgggggggggggggtcaagggggtaaaaacggtgaaaaattcaaaatttgactataatgatgtgtgatatgtcaaaatgtacgttttccaaggtgtagaaggggtgaagagtgggggatggagaattttctgTTGGGAAGCCGTTAAAGTCCCAGTAAGAGAAAATTTGTcacatttcaacgaaattcaccaagatttttcactataatcggCTGTGGAGGTCGCCGGAGCACTTTGgagcaaaaatggcaattaacatcttgaaatacactatcttaagtattaccagccactggaatttcccgtgcatctacggtgcaaaaatttgttcttttccAATTTATGCAACAGAGTAGGAAAAAAACGGAATTTTAACATAAATTATACCTCTAGGTATAAtcactttataaaaactaaaattgagttaattgatgaaaagtacttgctttcagttgaattattcatacttggtacattttgacatatcgcacattattatagtcaaattttgaatttttcacccgtTCTTACCCCCTTCACTCCCCACCATTCAtcccaacgaaaaaaatattgccagattcgtgatctacaccctcaaaaacatacatttcgacatatcacacaaatcaatattgtcaaattttgaagtttccaccccccctcaccccccacccctacaaaaaatattgtcaaattcgtattctgcgaccccaaaaacataagggaggatgtcactgtaccattgttttaggattcattgtaagtttttgaattacaggcgttttgagggtgctcacagtccACTGTGGGGCGGGTGGGAGGGCTTTCACTATTTTCACACAGTCTCAAGGTACTccacttcagcagcgcatttctccaaaactatgatactttgatcagaactgatttcacagttcaaaagggtattaaattttgaacgtttttaagcatttttatattctcaaaatttgaaagttgaactttcaaaatagcgctgtaagtgggagctaccatttaaaattctgaaacaatttccatagatgtaccttttggtgctttttcgaaatattcaagtttcgagatgggatctcttaatggagggggagcacccccacccccaattttgggcaaaactttcgaaagaaaatctggggcatgtgatacatcgaattgtatgtttttggtaacgctgaacacgaatacgacgttagatttttgattgggtcCCATCCAcgacccccagcacctccccaaatggggtaaaagttcaaaataggttttttttcgtgcgacacatcaaatagtatgtttttggtgacgctgaacacgaatatgatgtcaaatttttgattggacccatccacggcccccgcACCTCCCCCAAGGGgataacctaaaaaaaattgttacaatcgtgcgacacatgaaatatagtacgttttcgatatcgctgaacacgaatatagccgtagtttttcaaattgacctcacccatggctcccagaacctcccccaattggtaaaagtccaaaaagttggttttcaaaaaccgcacttttttggtcgaattgacatggaatgacccttgtGCAACGCGCAGTGggacagattcattttttacggtatcaaaaatcatatttcagatAGGAATGCGAATTTTGACgtcaattcatttttgacgttgtTTTGGTTCGAACCCCAAATGGGCGCCAGGAGGGGGGTGTGCAACGGGGCAAATttggcataaaaaatgaaatttttcgtaattttgttgaaaatctgtgattatttcaagtcaaattaGGGGAGAATTGGCACGTTTCGGGAAAAAGTATTCATGTA encodes:
- the LOC135838059 gene encoding uncharacterized protein LOC135838059 isoform X1, which produces MKADSVWRPSITLNNNLFVDSRYNNSFGAGHLIIQSDGFLHWVSTVNLYTRCEISSSSWPWDPHKCILNFTIDTPEMYVTFGKYLERFPGVASLWTITDVKKEMAFPHLIVELTLKMKSRSLQVVSCLTLIAVSLVLLTSFLISPVSRIKLASKVLSLLMLVISLVILMNLIPNFTVIAPNFLIAFGTIFSMVGISSCITAFLLRLARKSHTYHPSLITEVGNLKENNRENEAMKMVSFEDVTPCEDECTIEESLSQKSENEWLRIALVIEYLLFTICAILLIFLTISFMT
- the LOC135838063 gene encoding acetylcholine receptor subunit delta-like → MIFGPMSVKYYVIFLILLSVTYTNGRLRDCESKPGNYSHETVAASAFKCVVFSHFDLLSPPPHAQSSNDTKADFVMAYVDLNIEDGILLLIGSIFMQWYDERTVYGAEEFIDPLILEDIEADSVWRPSFTLNDNLFLDERYYTNCFGTGHLKMKSNGFLHWMSSVNSHTRCKLSSNSWPWGPQKCILNFTIDTPDISVTFFESVDNVPGVPSLWTITGVKKELEFPYLIFELTLKMKSHSLQITSCLKLIAVSLVLLPSFLISPESGVKLASKILSLLMLVIAMLMLMNSIPNFTVIAPNFLIAFGMIFTMVGISSCITAFLLRLARKSRSYHPSLITEVGNLKENTRENEAMKMASFEDIAPCEDECTIEESLSKKSENEWLRIGVLIEHSLFAICAILVTFLTISFMI
- the LOC135838059 gene encoding uncharacterized protein LOC135838059 isoform X2: MYVTFGKYLERFPGVASLWTITDVKKEMAFPHLIVELTLKMKSRSLQVVSCLTLIAVSLVLLTSFLISPVSRIKLASKVLSLLMLVISLVILMNLIPNFTVIAPNFLIAFGTIFSMVGISSCITAFLLRLARKSHTYHPSLITEVGNLKENNRENEAMKMVSFEDVTPCEDECTIEESLSQKSENEWLRIALVIEYLLFTICAILLIFLTISFMT